The proteins below come from a single Mangifera indica cultivar Alphonso chromosome 16, CATAS_Mindica_2.1, whole genome shotgun sequence genomic window:
- the LOC123198515 gene encoding trafficking protein particle complex subunit 12-like encodes MDDSDQTQTETPTRITDPLTNAFGSLKDLAPELDSLQELATRGSWRSILDKVSRARSLSLLTLPHHHLTYLAYNALALMKLRRFDDAAQELDSLEDFNSSSYRYESYPHAYPNRTGSMVPFSLRWLHAVLPFKMLNRQEGLDRFYLLLDFVRDKLRQKKDEKLDLSASVWRKREVFVVYSLIGYHLTGKEFGVCLNLVRELLKNSDDFDPVLVSKLGYIQMQIGDLEGASKSFNRVEEVLKSKESDGSVVELRNLVNRNKALVYLIGKDYVSAVREYEVCIERDGNDVVAVNNKALCLMYLRDLSDAIKVLENALERAPTVMLNETVVVNLCSMYELAYVNHSDIKRTLSSWISRVAPDDFDSSCMRI; translated from the coding sequence ATGGACGACTCGGATCAGACCCAAACCGAAACCCCGACCAGGATCACCGATCCACTAACAAACGCCTTCGGATCCCTCAAAGACCTCGCTCCCGAACTCGACTCCCTCCAAGAACTGGCCACGCGCGGATCGTGGCGCTCGATTCTCGACAAAGTCTCACGCGCCCGCTCGCTGTCTCTCCTCACTCTGCCCCACCACCACCTGACCTACCTCGCATACAACGCCCTCGCTTTGATGAAACTTCGCCGTTTCGACGATGCTGCCCAAGAGCTCGACTCGCTCGAAGACTTTAACAGCTCCAGTTACCGGTACGAATCGTACCCACATGCCTACCCGAACCGGACCGGATCCATGGTTCCCTTCTCCCTTCGGTGGCTTCACGCGGTTCTCCCGTTTAAGATGTTGAACCGGCAGGAAGGTCTTGACCGGTTTTATCTACTCCTCGATTTCGTCCGCGATAAATTGAGACAAAAAAAGGACGAGAAATTGGACTTGTCGGCGAGTGTGTGGAGGAAACGAGAAGTTTTTGTGGTTTACAGTTTGATTGGCTATCATTTGACTGGGAAAGAGTTTGGTGTTTGTTTGAATCTGGTTCGAGAATTATTAAAGAATTCTGACGATTTTGACCCTGTGTTGGTCTCCAAATTAGGGTACATACAGATGCAAATTGGGGATTTGGAGGGCGCTAGTAAGTCGTTTAATAGGGTCGAGGAAGTGCTTAAGTCGAAGGAGAGTGATGGGAGTGTGGTTGAGTTGAGGAATCTTGTGAACAGGAACAAGGCGTTGGTGTATTTGATTGGGAAGGATTATGTGTCAGCGGTCAGGGAGTATGAGGTGTGTATCGAGAGGGATGGTAATGATGTGGTGGCCGTGAATAACAAGGCATTGTGCTTGATgtatttgagggatttatcgGATGCGATTAAGGTGTTGGAGAATGCGCTTGAGCGAGCGCCCACAGTGATGTTGAATGAGACAGTGGTGGTGAATTTGTGTAGTATGTATGAGTTGGCTTATGTGAATCACTCGGATATTAAGCGGACGTTGAGTAGTTGGATTTCTAGGGTTGCGCCTGATGATTTTGATTCATCTTGCATGAGGATTTGA
- the LOC123199312 gene encoding LOW QUALITY PROTEIN: bifunctional aspartate aminotransferase and glutamate/aspartate-prephenate aminotransferase-like (The sequence of the model RefSeq protein was modified relative to this genomic sequence to represent the inferred CDS: inserted 1 base in 1 codon): MASSLRSLPSSSGLIPNSAHSRQEKLKLLTSSRSVSFPSQVAHNLCLSRGVENSRIVRSVRACSGEMQVDISLSPRVNAVKPSKTVAISDQAAALAQAGVPVIRXAAGEPDFDTPAVIAEAGVNAIREGYTRYTPNAGTLELRSAICHKLKEENGLSYAPDQILVSNGAKQSIFQALLAVCSPGDEVIIPAPYWVSYPEMARIADATPVILPTKISENFLLDPKLLESSLTEKSRLLILCSPSNPTGSVYPKKLLEEIAKIVAKHPRLLVLSDEIYEHIIYSPATHTSFASLPGMKDRTLTVNGFSKAFAMTGWRLGYIAGPKHFVAACNKLQSQFTSGASSISQKAGVAALGLGYAGGEAVSTMVKAFRERRDFLVKSFGELDGVKMSEPQGAFYLFIDFSSYYGSEAKGFGKIENSESLCRYLLDQAQVALVPGDAFGDDSCIRISYAASLTTLQAAVERIKKALIVLRPAVPV, from the exons ATGGCCAGCTCTCTGCGCTCCCTCCCGTCCTCTTCTGGCTTGATCCCCAATTCAGCTCACTCCCGGCAGGAAAAATTGAAGCTTTTGACAAGCTCTCGATCGGTTTCTTTCCCTTCTCAGGTGGCTCACAATTTGTGTCTTTCTAG AGGCGTGGAGAATAGTAGAATAGTGAGGAGCGTGCGGGCTTGTAGTGGAGAAATGCAAGTTGATATCTCTTTGAGTCCCAGAGTTAACGCGGTTAAGCCTTCGAAGACTGTGGCCATATCCGATCAGGCCGCTGCGCTTGCTCAAGCTGGAGTACCCGTTATTC TGGCTGCCGGAGAGCCTGATTTTGATACCCCAGCTGTAATTGCGGAG GCTGGGGTAAATGCAATTCGTGAAGGCTACACAAGGTACACTCCAAATGCGGGTACTTTGGAACTTCGTTCAGCAATTTGTCATAAGCTAAAAG AGGAGAATGGGTTATCATATGCACCTGATCAAATTTTGGTTAGCAATGGAGCTAAACAGAGCATCTTTCAAGCTCTGCTTGCTGTTTGTTCCCCGGGAGATGAG GTTATAATTCCAGCTCCATATTGGGTTAGTTACCCAGAAATGGCAAGGATAGCTGATGCAACTCCTGTGATTCTTCCAACgaaaatttctgaaaattttctcttGGATCCGAAACTTCTTGAATCAAGTCTGACTGAGAAGTCAAGACTTTTGATTCTATGTTCTCCATCCAACCCAACAGGATCTGTTTATCCCAAGAAATTGCTTGAAGAGATTGCAAAGATTGTAGCTAAACATCCCAGGCTTCTG GTGCTGTCTGATGAAATATATGAGCACATAATTTATTCGCCAGCTACTCATACAAGCTTTGCGTCTTTACCGGGTATGAAGGATAGGACTTTGACTGTTAATGGGTTTTCTAAG GCCTTCGCTATGACTGGTTGGCGACTTGGATATATTGCTGGCCCTAAGCACTTTGTTGCTGCTTGTAACAAGCTCCAGAGTCAG TTCACTTCAGGTGCCAGTAGTATATCTCAAAAAGCAGGAGTTGCTGCATTAGGTTTGGGCTATGCAGGTGGGGAGGCCGTTTCCACTATGGTTAAAGCGTTCAGGGAGCGGCGTGATTTCTTGGTTAAAAGCTTTGGAGAACTGGATGGGGTTAAAATGTCAGAACCTCAG GGAGCTTTCTATCTCTTCATCGATTTCAGTTCTTACTATGGATCAGAGGCTAAAGGTTTtgggaaaattgaaaattctgaATCCCTTTGTCGTTACTTGTTGGACCAGGCTCAG GTAGCATTGGTCCCGGGAGACGCGTTTGGGGATGACAGTTGTATCCGCATCTCCTATGCTGCATCCCTCACCACCCTACAGGCTGCCGTGGAGAGAATTAAGAAAGCACTTATCGTGCTCAGGCCTGCCGTCCCTGTTTAG